In Calditerrivibrio sp., the sequence GCAGGCCAGTATTTTCCAAAAAGATCTTCTACATTGGGATAACCCAATGCTGATATGTAGTTTGATAGGGCATCTATCCATACATATATTATGTGTTTAGGATCACCAGGTACAGGTATGCCCCATTTAAATGAAGTTCTACTGATGGAAAGATCTCTTAAACCTTCTTTTATGAAAGATACGATTTCGTTTTTTCTTGAGGCTGGTTTTATAAAATCTGGGTTTTCTTCAATATGCTTGAGCAATGCGTCTTGATATTTTGACATCTTAAAAAAATAGCTTGGCTCTTTTAATCTTGATGTCTCCCTTCTGCAGGATGGACAGCAATTACCATCGAGGAGTTGGGTTTCTGTCCAGTATGTTTCACATGGTGTGCAGTACCACCCTTCATACTCCCCTTGATAGATATCGCCATTCTCCATCATTTTTTTGAAGATATATTGGACAGATTTTTTGTGGTAATCTTCTGTTGTTCTTATAAATTTGTCATACGATATATTCAGTTTTATCCATAGCCCCTTAAAACGTTCTACTACTTTGTCTGCTAACTGTTTTGGAGTTATGCCCTGTTTTTCAGCTGCCAATTCTATTTTCTGACCGTGTTCATCTGTACCTGTAAGAAAAAATACATCATAACCTGATAACCTCTTGTATCTGCTTATAACATCTGCTGCGACTGTCGTATAGGCGTGTCCAATATGGGGCACATCATTTACATAATAGATTGGGGTTGTGACGTAAAAAGTAGGCTTGGTCATATATTGCCTCCAGTATTATCATCTATGATATCTTGAAATTCTACAAATTCTTCACCTTCTACAACTTGCTCATCATATATGTCTTTTTCATACATAAGGCAACACATTAGTCTGCCGCATATCCCAGATATTTTTGAAGGGTTTAGAAGGAGATTTTGATCTTTTGCCATTTTTATAGATATATTTTCGAATTGTCTTAGAAATGTTGCACAACATAGATCCCTTCCACAAATCCCGAAACCACCCAATATCTTTGTAGCATCCCTAATACCCACCTGTCTCATCTCAATCCTTGTTCGAAAGATTCTGGCAAGATCTTTTACAAGTTGTCTAAAATCTATTCTTCCATCTGCAGTAAAATAAAAGGTGAGTTTTTTCCTATCGAGGGTATATTCTGCTTTTAATAATTTCATGGGGAGGTTGTGTTCTTTTATTAGTCTCTTACATTGTATAAAAGCATCCGGTTCATCTTTTCTGTTTTCTCTTAATCTATTTAGATCCTCTTCGGTGGCTTTTCTCAGGATATTACGCATTACCTGATCATCAGGTACCTCTATATCCCTGTCGGGATAAACCACAACAGCAAGATCTTCCCCTTTTTCAGTTTCTACAATGGCAAAGTCTCCGGTATTAAGGTAAACTCCATTTGTTAGAAAATCATATATCTTACCAGCTTTTTTGAAGGCAACACCAGTTGCTCTATATTTTTTCACTGATTACTCCATAGATTTTAGTTAAAATGTTTGCCCTTAGTATACGCAGGTTTACATTATAGTCAAGCATTCTATACATTTTTGTGAGGGATTCGAATAATAATAGATAGTTGTAGTTAAAAGTTTTTTTGTATATATTTATAGTTTTAATCATGAGGAAGGTTAGGTAGTACCTGAGGTCCTCTTTTTCAGTGATTTTAAATATATTTGATACATGATCAGAAAAATTGTTCCAGTCGAAGTCGTCGATAAACAACCTTTTTTTCCCTCTGCTTTCATCAAAGAGGTATTCGATATGTTTTAAAGCCATATAGGCTGATCCATTTGATATATCAAGTACTTTTTGGGATATGTTTGGATCAATATTTTTTTCTGATAGGATACTAAGTAATGTTTCATTTGTTAATTTGTTAAACCTTAACTGTATACATCTTGATCTGATTGTCGGTATGATGCGGTCCAATTGATCTGTAATTAAAAAAAATACGGTTTTTTCGGAAGGTTCTTCAAGGGTCTTTAAAAATGCG encodes:
- a CDS encoding class I tRNA ligase family protein, whose amino-acid sequence is MTKPTFYVTTPIYYVNDVPHIGHAYTTVAADVISRYKRLSGYDVFFLTGTDEHGQKIELAAEKQGITPKQLADKVVERFKGLWIKLNISYDKFIRTTEDYHKKSVQYIFKKMMENGDIYQGEYEGWYCTPCETYWTETQLLDGNCCPSCRRETSRLKEPSYFFKMSKYQDALLKHIEENPDFIKPASRKNEIVSFIKEGLRDLSISRTSFKWGIPVPGDPKHIIYVWIDALSNYISALGYPNVEDLFGKYWPA
- a CDS encoding AAA family ATPase translates to MLYLSNKYLKYFNTIIKEERFAHGYIFHGQVGIGKKLFAKEIARVTLCQNKSDFNTLCNCKSCVMVNADIHPDLKVYSDEDSSQYGIDQIRDIVEEAYISSYMGGYKFYILDNFHLLRKEACNAFLKTLEEPSEKTVFFLITDQLDRIIPTIRSRCIQLRFNKLTNETLLSILSEKNIDPNISQKVLDISNGSAYMALKHIEYLFDESRGKKRLFIDDFDWNNFSDHVSNIFKITEKEDLRYYLTFLMIKTINIYKKTFNYNYLLLFESLTKMYRMLDYNVNLRILRANILTKIYGVISEKI